A genomic segment from Luteibacter aegosomatis encodes:
- a CDS encoding N-acetylmuramoyl-L-alanine amidase has protein sequence MRGITNKLGLLACVTAVAMLAPAAASAADVKAARVWAGPEYTRVVFDLSGPATYKMSQGDVPGTIVLDIAGSAVAGEFAPPGGQGLFKSMSAGRQGNTARMTARVDAQAKPKSFLLKPAGDYGYRLVLDLYPGGQTDPGDNAPDDEDASAVAAAPAAPSKPVGATPARGKPLPAALTGERKVIVAIDAGHGGEDPGARGATGLREKDVTLQVARELADQINRQPGMQAFLTRTGDYFIPLKRRYQIAREHNADMFVSIHADAFKNSDAKGSSVWVLSPRGKTSEAARWLADRENRADLVGGVSLDDKDDSLAAVLLDLQQGYAMQASESIAGNVLKALGRLGPTHRGYVERANFVVLRSPDVPSILVETAFITNPSEETRLRNPAHRQELASAVLGGVRNYFESMPPPGTWFAAQAARRNGTSVASVTSPAPAAPVVADAGAVASTAVKAVTKKTVAKADTPTRKGRADEDVRDLHRVSRGETLTGIAQQYGVSVGALKMANKMTDNNVRIGSVMVIPSG, from the coding sequence ATGAGGGGAATCACTAACAAACTCGGCCTCCTTGCGTGCGTGACCGCCGTCGCGATGCTGGCCCCTGCCGCCGCGTCGGCGGCCGACGTGAAGGCCGCCCGTGTCTGGGCCGGCCCCGAATACACCCGCGTGGTGTTCGACCTGTCCGGACCGGCCACCTACAAGATGTCCCAGGGCGACGTGCCCGGCACCATCGTGCTCGACATCGCGGGCAGCGCGGTGGCCGGCGAATTCGCGCCGCCGGGCGGGCAGGGCCTGTTCAAGTCGATGTCCGCCGGCAGGCAGGGCAATACGGCGCGGATGACCGCGCGCGTCGATGCCCAGGCCAAGCCGAAGAGCTTCCTGCTGAAGCCCGCGGGCGACTACGGTTATCGCCTCGTGCTCGATCTGTATCCCGGCGGCCAGACCGACCCGGGCGACAATGCGCCCGATGACGAGGATGCGTCCGCCGTCGCGGCCGCACCGGCCGCCCCCTCCAAACCGGTCGGTGCCACGCCGGCCCGGGGCAAGCCCTTGCCGGCCGCCCTCACGGGCGAGCGAAAGGTGATCGTGGCGATCGACGCCGGCCACGGCGGCGAGGATCCGGGCGCGCGAGGCGCGACGGGCCTGCGAGAGAAGGACGTCACCCTCCAGGTGGCCCGCGAGCTGGCCGACCAGATCAACCGCCAGCCGGGCATGCAGGCTTTCCTGACCCGCACCGGCGACTACTTCATCCCGCTCAAGCGCCGCTACCAGATCGCCCGCGAGCACAACGCGGACATGTTCGTCTCGATCCACGCCGACGCCTTCAAGAACAGCGACGCCAAGGGCTCCTCGGTCTGGGTGCTCTCGCCGCGCGGCAAGACGTCCGAGGCCGCCCGCTGGCTGGCCGATCGCGAGAACCGGGCCGACCTCGTCGGCGGCGTGTCGTTGGACGACAAGGACGATTCGCTGGCCGCCGTGCTGCTCGACCTTCAGCAGGGCTACGCCATGCAGGCCAGCGAATCCATCGCCGGCAACGTGCTCAAGGCGCTGGGCCGCCTGGGTCCGACGCACCGCGGCTACGTCGAGCGCGCGAACTTCGTGGTGCTGCGTTCGCCCGACGTTCCCTCGATCCTGGTGGAAACGGCGTTCATCACCAATCCCAGCGAGGAGACGCGCCTGCGCAACCCGGCGCATCGGCAGGAGCTGGCGTCGGCCGTGCTGGGCGGCGTGCGCAATTACTTCGAATCCATGCCGCCGCCGGGGACATGGTTCGCGGCGCAGGCCGCGCGGCGTAACGGCACCTCCGTGGCAAGCGTCACGTCGCCCGCACCTGCCGCGCCCGTCGTCGCCGATGCCGGTGCCGTGGCGTCCACCGCGGTGAAGGCGGTGACCAAGAAGACCGTCGCCAAGGCCGATACGCCGACGCGCAAGGGCCGGGCAGACGAGGACGTGCGCGACCTGCACCGGGTGAGCCGCGGCGAAACGCTGACCGGTATCGCCCAGCAGTACGGGGTGTCGGTGGGCGCGCTGAAGATGGCCAACAAGATGACGGACAACAACGTCCGCATCGGATCGGTGATGGTGATTCCGTCGGGCTGA
- the tsaE gene encoding tRNA (adenosine(37)-N6)-threonylcarbamoyltransferase complex ATPase subunit type 1 TsaE, with product MEHHLADEAATIAFGQRLAAALPGGLVAYLHGNLGAGKTTFARAFLKALGVGERVKSPTYSLVEGYDIGSRRAFHLDLYRIADPGELEWLGLDSLAEPGAIVLVEWPERGVGALPPVDLELRFRHEAQGRTVAMEPRSDVGRRLVAALG from the coding sequence ATGGAACATCACCTCGCCGACGAGGCCGCCACCATCGCGTTCGGCCAGCGCCTAGCCGCCGCCTTGCCCGGTGGGCTCGTGGCCTACCTGCACGGCAACCTCGGCGCCGGCAAGACGACCTTCGCCCGCGCCTTCCTGAAGGCGCTGGGCGTCGGCGAACGGGTGAAGAGCCCCACCTATAGCCTCGTCGAGGGCTACGACATCGGCTCGCGCCGTGCCTTCCATCTCGACCTCTATCGCATCGCCGACCCCGGCGAACTGGAATGGCTCGGGCTGGACAGCCTGGCCGAACCGGGGGCGATCGTACTCGTGGAGTGGCCCGAGCGTGGGGTCGGCGCCTTGCCTCCCGTCGATCTCGAGCTTCGCTTCCGTCACGAGGCACAAGGCCGGACGGTGGCGATGGAGCCTCGGTCCGACGTAGGGCGGCGACTCGTGGCGGCCCTCGGCTGA
- a CDS encoding NAD(P)H-hydrate dehydratase, translating to MTAPSIDIALFTSEQARAIDRRAMDEAGIPGFELMTRAAAAAFAMLRRRWPDAARLRIVCGTGNNGGDGYLVGRDALAAGLAVQLFALGAPRAGSDAERARGAFETQGGRVLPWGEVLDTADVVVDAIFGTGLNRAPEGEAKAAIEAIDAAGLPVLALDVPSGLSADTGAAPGAVVRATATATFIVRKRGLHTHQAELAGDIELFDLGVPDGMREPPDALLLRPSSLPRRPRDSHKGANGHVLVIGGDHGMGGASRMAAEAALRTGAGLVSVATRDDNVPAMNAARPELMAHGVNGPQALAPMIDRASVLAIGPGLGQGAWGHALWTTALDADLPTVLDADGLNLLHAEPRRLPAKLVITPHPGEAGRLLGMSTKDVQADRFAAARELARRFAATVVLKGNGSLIATPDGRVSVCPWGNPGMASGGMGDTLTGIVAGLLAQGCDTYEAACLGVGLHARAADVAARGGERGLLAGDLLDPLRRLVNGLEG from the coding sequence ATGACCGCGCCCTCCATCGACATCGCCCTCTTCACATCCGAGCAGGCCCGCGCCATCGACCGGCGGGCCATGGATGAAGCCGGCATTCCCGGTTTCGAACTCATGACCCGTGCCGCGGCGGCGGCATTCGCCATGCTGCGCCGTCGCTGGCCGGATGCCGCGCGTCTGCGGATCGTCTGCGGCACCGGCAACAACGGTGGCGACGGCTATCTCGTCGGACGCGACGCGCTGGCGGCGGGCCTTGCGGTGCAGTTGTTCGCGCTGGGAGCGCCGCGCGCCGGGAGCGATGCGGAGCGAGCCCGTGGCGCCTTCGAGACGCAGGGCGGTCGGGTTCTCCCGTGGGGAGAGGTCTTGGACACCGCCGATGTCGTCGTCGACGCGATCTTCGGCACAGGCCTCAATCGCGCGCCGGAGGGGGAGGCGAAGGCGGCCATCGAGGCGATCGATGCGGCCGGCCTCCCGGTGCTGGCCCTGGATGTGCCTTCCGGCCTGTCGGCCGACACCGGCGCCGCCCCTGGCGCGGTCGTTCGCGCCACGGCGACCGCCACCTTCATCGTCCGCAAACGCGGCCTGCATACGCATCAGGCGGAGCTGGCCGGCGATATCGAACTGTTCGACCTCGGCGTGCCCGACGGGATGCGTGAGCCGCCCGATGCGCTGCTGCTCCGGCCTTCGTCCTTGCCGCGTCGTCCGCGCGATTCGCACAAGGGCGCCAACGGTCACGTGCTGGTGATCGGTGGCGACCATGGCATGGGCGGCGCCTCTCGCATGGCCGCCGAGGCGGCCCTGCGGACTGGCGCGGGCCTGGTCAGCGTCGCCACCCGTGATGACAACGTGCCGGCGATGAACGCCGCGCGCCCGGAACTGATGGCGCACGGGGTCAACGGGCCGCAGGCGCTCGCTCCCATGATCGACAGGGCCTCGGTGCTCGCCATCGGGCCGGGCCTCGGCCAGGGAGCCTGGGGCCACGCCTTGTGGACCACGGCGCTCGATGCCGACCTGCCGACGGTACTCGATGCCGACGGCCTCAACCTGTTGCATGCCGAGCCGCGACGTCTTCCGGCGAAGCTGGTCATCACCCCGCACCCCGGTGAAGCCGGCCGGCTTCTCGGCATGTCGACGAAGGACGTGCAAGCCGATCGCTTCGCCGCGGCCCGCGAACTGGCTCGTCGCTTCGCCGCCACGGTGGTGCTCAAGGGCAACGGCAGCCTCATCGCCACGCCCGACGGCCGGGTATCCGTCTGCCCGTGGGGCAATCCGGGCATGGCCAGCGGCGGCATGGGCGACACGCTGACCGGCATCGTCGCCGGCCTGCTCGCGCAGGGATGCGACACCTACGAGGCGGCCTGCCTGGGCGTAGGGCTGCATGCCCGCGCGGCGGACGTCGCGGCGCGAGGCGGCGAGCGTGGACTCCTCGCGGGCGACCTGCTCGATCCGCTGCGTCGACTGGTCAATGGGCTGGAGGGCTGA
- the queG gene encoding tRNA epoxyqueuosine(34) reductase QueG: MPAPTDIDYAALALDIKRWARELGFADVGIAGTELGDDEAYLERWLADGHHGEMDYMARHGTRRSRPAELEPGTLRVVSVRMDYIPPGTANAWNVIHDSDKAYIARYALGRDYHKLMRHRLQKLAARITDRIGDFSYRAYVDSAPVLEKALARNAGLGWIGKHTVVINKRAGSYFFLGELYTDLPLPVDEPASAHCGSCRRCIDICPTQAIVAPYRLDARKCISYLTIELKGSIPEELRAPMGNRVFGCDDCQLICPWNKFAQDATEPDFAPRHSLDGPKLVELFAWSEEQFLSRTEGMAIRRTGYEGWLRNLAVGLGNAPTSTEVVDALRARADHPSALVREHVAWALSRHGSRQP; encoded by the coding sequence ATGCCCGCCCCCACCGACATCGACTACGCCGCGCTCGCCCTGGACATCAAGCGCTGGGCGCGCGAGCTCGGCTTCGCCGACGTCGGCATCGCCGGCACCGAACTGGGCGATGACGAGGCGTATCTCGAACGCTGGCTGGCCGACGGCCACCACGGCGAGATGGACTACATGGCCCGTCATGGCACGCGACGCAGTCGCCCGGCGGAGCTCGAGCCGGGCACCCTGCGCGTGGTATCCGTCCGCATGGACTACATCCCACCCGGCACGGCCAACGCCTGGAACGTGATCCACGACAGCGATAAGGCCTACATCGCCCGCTACGCGCTGGGACGCGATTACCACAAGCTGATGCGCCATCGCTTGCAGAAGCTGGCCGCGCGGATCACCGATCGCATCGGCGATTTCTCTTACCGCGCGTACGTCGACTCCGCTCCCGTGCTGGAAAAGGCCCTGGCCCGCAACGCGGGGCTCGGCTGGATCGGCAAGCACACGGTCGTCATCAACAAACGCGCGGGCTCGTATTTCTTCCTCGGGGAGCTGTACACCGACCTGCCCCTGCCGGTGGACGAGCCGGCCAGCGCGCATTGCGGCAGTTGCCGTCGCTGCATCGACATCTGTCCGACGCAAGCGATCGTCGCGCCCTACCGGCTGGATGCGCGCAAATGCATTTCCTATCTCACCATCGAGCTCAAGGGCAGCATTCCCGAAGAACTGCGCGCGCCGATGGGCAACCGGGTATTCGGCTGCGACGATTGCCAGCTGATCTGTCCCTGGAACAAGTTCGCGCAGGATGCGACCGAACCCGATTTCGCGCCGCGGCACAGCCTCGACGGGCCGAAGCTCGTCGAGTTGTTCGCGTGGAGCGAGGAGCAATTCCTTTCACGTACCGAAGGCATGGCGATTCGGCGGACGGGATACGAAGGCTGGCTGCGCAACCTTGCCGTGGGGCTGGGCAATGCGCCGACCTCGACCGAAGTCGTCGATGCGCTTCGCGCCCGGGCCGATCACCCGTCGGCCCTGGTGCGCGAGCACGTCGCGTGGGCCTTGTCGCGTCACGGTTCCCGTCAGCCCTAA
- a CDS encoding class II 3-deoxy-7-phosphoheptulonate synthase, whose translation MQHNLKTVASPSLDWAPGTWRSRTALQQPMYEDAAELADALAQLGELPPLVTSWEILKLKQSIAEAQAGERFLLQGGDCAESFADCTSPIISNRLKVLLQMSLVLVHGLKKPVLRVGRFAGQYAKPRSADAETRDGVTLPAFRGDLVNSPEFTPEARRADPRRLIKAHARSAMTMNFVRALIDGGFADLHHPEYWDLAWVDHSPLAAEYKRMVASIGDSLRFMETLGGESISYSRVDFYTSHEALLLHYEEALTRRVPRQDGWFNLSTHFPWIGMRTAALDGAHTEYFRGIRNPIAVKVGPTVEPDDLLRLIDVLNPDEEPGRLTLIHRMGNDKIGTRLQPLLEAVKREGRRVLWVADPMHGNTESTSNGYKTRRFANISGELDQAFDIHAAAGTRLGGVHLELTGENVTECLGGARGLVEQDLDRAYKSMVDPRLNYEQSLELAMLITRKSNGMG comes from the coding sequence ATGCAGCACAACCTCAAAACCGTAGCCTCCCCGTCCCTCGACTGGGCGCCGGGTACGTGGCGGTCGAGGACCGCCCTTCAACAGCCGATGTATGAGGACGCCGCCGAACTCGCCGACGCGCTCGCGCAATTGGGCGAGTTGCCGCCGCTGGTCACGTCCTGGGAGATCCTGAAGCTCAAGCAGTCCATCGCCGAAGCCCAGGCCGGCGAGCGTTTCCTGCTCCAGGGCGGCGACTGCGCCGAAAGCTTCGCCGACTGCACCAGCCCCATCATTTCCAACCGCCTGAAGGTGCTGTTGCAGATGAGCCTGGTGCTCGTTCACGGCCTGAAGAAGCCGGTGCTTCGCGTGGGCCGCTTTGCCGGCCAGTATGCCAAGCCGCGTTCGGCCGACGCGGAGACGCGTGACGGCGTGACGTTGCCCGCGTTCCGCGGCGATCTGGTCAACAGCCCCGAATTCACCCCCGAGGCGCGTCGCGCCGACCCGCGTCGCCTCATCAAGGCGCACGCGCGTTCGGCGATGACCATGAACTTCGTTCGTGCGCTCATCGACGGTGGTTTCGCCGACCTGCACCATCCCGAGTACTGGGATCTGGCCTGGGTGGATCATTCGCCGCTGGCGGCCGAGTACAAGCGCATGGTAGCCAGCATCGGCGACTCGTTGCGCTTCATGGAGACGCTGGGTGGCGAATCCATCTCTTATTCGCGCGTGGATTTCTACACCTCGCACGAGGCCCTGTTGCTGCATTACGAAGAGGCGCTGACCCGCCGGGTTCCGCGCCAGGACGGCTGGTTCAACCTGTCGACGCATTTTCCGTGGATCGGCATGCGCACCGCCGCACTCGATGGCGCGCATACGGAATACTTCCGTGGGATCCGCAACCCCATCGCGGTAAAGGTGGGGCCGACGGTCGAGCCGGACGACCTGCTGCGCCTCATCGACGTGCTCAATCCCGACGAAGAGCCGGGTCGTCTCACGTTGATCCATCGCATGGGCAACGACAAGATCGGTACGCGCCTGCAGCCGTTGCTCGAGGCGGTGAAGCGCGAGGGTCGTCGCGTGTTGTGGGTGGCCGATCCCATGCATGGCAATACCGAGAGCACCAGCAACGGCTACAAGACGCGTCGATTCGCCAACATCTCGGGCGAGCTCGACCAGGCGTTCGACATCCATGCGGCCGCGGGTACGCGCCTGGGCGGTGTGCATCTGGAGCTTACCGGTGAGAACGTTACCGAGTGCCTGGGCGGCGCTCGCGGGTTGGTGGAGCAGGATCTCGACCGGGCGTACAAGTCGATGGTCGATCCGCGCCTGAACTATGAGCAGTCGCTGGAACTGGCGATGTTGATCACGCGCAAGTCGAACGGCATGGGGTAA
- a CDS encoding disulfide bond formation protein B: MNPRTWSFRTRYLAGFLVCVALMGFALYAQYVMHLDPCPLCIFQRIAVCVMGLFFLIGGLHGPRKTGTRAVYAVLVTLGGVWGIATAGRHLWLQSLPADQIPACGPGLGYLFDAFPFMKMLKLAFTGSGECAKVEPILGLPMPAWTLLWFVALIVWALLAVRRTVR; encoded by the coding sequence ATGAATCCACGCACCTGGTCGTTTCGCACACGCTATCTCGCCGGTTTCCTCGTTTGCGTGGCGCTGATGGGTTTTGCGCTCTATGCGCAATACGTCATGCACCTGGACCCGTGCCCGCTGTGCATCTTCCAGCGCATCGCGGTGTGCGTGATGGGGCTTTTCTTTCTCATCGGCGGACTCCACGGTCCACGCAAGACGGGCACGCGTGCGGTCTACGCCGTGTTGGTCACGCTGGGCGGGGTGTGGGGTATCGCCACCGCCGGCCGTCATCTATGGCTGCAGAGCCTGCCCGCCGACCAGATCCCCGCCTGCGGTCCCGGGTTGGGCTATCTGTTCGACGCCTTTCCCTTCATGAAGATGCTCAAGCTCGCCTTCACCGGTTCGGGTGAGTGTGCCAAGGTCGAGCCGATTCTCGGTCTTCCCATGCCCGCGTGGACGTTGCTCTGGTTCGTGGCTCTCATCGTTTGGGCCTTGCTGGCCGTCCGCCGTACCGTTCGCTGA
- the rplQ gene encoding 50S ribosomal protein L17 — MRHQKSGRKLNRTSSHREAMFKNMASSLIKHELIRTTLPKAKELRRVAEPLITLAKNDGVANRRLAFSRLRDKQAVGKLFVELGPRYRERPGGYLRILKCGFRPGDNAPMAYVELVDRPEKTEAVDAE; from the coding sequence ATGCGCCACCAGAAATCCGGTCGCAAGCTCAACCGTACGAGCAGCCACCGCGAAGCCATGTTCAAGAACATGGCGTCGTCGCTGATCAAGCACGAGCTGATTCGCACCACCCTTCCCAAGGCCAAGGAACTCCGTCGCGTCGCCGAGCCGCTCATCACGCTCGCGAAGAACGATGGCGTTGCCAATCGCCGTCTCGCGTTCTCCCGCCTGCGCGATAAGCAGGCCGTGGGCAAGCTCTTCGTCGAACTGGGTCCCCGCTACCGCGAGCGTCCCGGTGGCTACCTGCGCATCCTCAAGTGCGGCTTCCGTCCGGGTGACAACGCTCCGATGGCTTACGTCGAGCTTGTGGATCGTCCGGAGAAGACCGAGGCCGTCGACGCCGAATAA
- a CDS encoding DNA-directed RNA polymerase subunit alpha, translating into MAVSSTSVLRPRGLSVEQLGANRAKVVVEPLERGFGHTLGNALRRVLLSSIPGSAIVEVEIDGVLHEYTTLEGLQEDVIEVLLNLKDVAIRQHSGDEVTLTLSKKGKGVVTAGDIAVDHSVEIVNPEHVICHLTKDVALNMRLKVRRGVGYQPASARQHPDDETRPIGRLQLDASFAPVLRVAYEVDAARVEQRTNLDKLVLDIETNGTIGAEDAVRKAAEIINDQLSVFGDFSRRESDSTKAEKGGFDPLLLRPIDDLELTVRSANCLKAESIYYIGDLVQKTEVELLKTPNLGKKSLTEIKDVLGGRGLALGMKLENWPPPGLSHGMQLG; encoded by the coding sequence ATGGCAGTATCGTCTACTAGTGTGCTGCGGCCTCGTGGCCTCAGCGTCGAGCAGCTTGGAGCGAACCGCGCGAAGGTGGTGGTCGAGCCGCTCGAGCGTGGCTTCGGTCACACCCTGGGCAACGCGCTGCGTCGCGTGCTGCTCTCTTCGATTCCGGGTAGCGCGATCGTCGAAGTCGAAATCGACGGCGTGCTGCACGAGTACACCACCCTTGAGGGTCTGCAGGAAGACGTCATCGAAGTCCTGCTCAACCTGAAGGACGTTGCCATTCGCCAGCACAGCGGTGACGAAGTCACCCTGACGCTGTCCAAGAAGGGTAAGGGCGTGGTCACCGCCGGCGACATCGCGGTCGACCACTCCGTCGAAATCGTCAATCCCGAGCATGTGATCTGCCACCTCACCAAGGACGTGGCCCTGAACATGCGTTTGAAGGTGCGTCGCGGCGTCGGCTACCAGCCGGCCAGCGCGCGCCAGCATCCGGACGACGAAACCCGTCCGATCGGCCGTCTGCAGCTCGACGCGTCGTTTGCGCCGGTCCTGCGCGTGGCTTACGAAGTGGACGCGGCTCGTGTCGAGCAGCGCACCAACCTCGACAAGCTCGTGCTGGATATCGAAACGAACGGCACGATCGGTGCGGAAGACGCCGTGCGCAAGGCAGCGGAAATCATCAACGACCAACTGTCGGTGTTCGGTGATTTCTCGCGTCGCGAGAGCGATTCCACCAAGGCGGAAAAGGGCGGTTTCGATCCGCTCCTGCTGCGCCCGATCGACGATCTCGAGTTGACCGTCCGTTCGGCGAACTGCCTGAAGGCGGAGAGCATCTACTACATCGGCGATCTGGTTCAGAAGACCGAAGTCGAGCTGCTCAAGACGCCGAACCTCGGCAAGAAGTCGCTGACGGAAATCAAGGATGTGCTGGGTGGGCGTGGTCTCGCCCTCGGCATGAAGCTCGAAAACTGGCCGCCGCCGGGTTTGTCCCACGGCATGCAGTTGGGCTGA
- the rpsD gene encoding 30S ribosomal protein S4, whose protein sequence is MARYRGATCKLARREGADLGLKSPARALDSKCKLENKPGQHGANKRARLSDYAVQLREKQKVKRIYGVLERQFSNYYTKASTQKGNTGENLLRLLESRLDNVVYRMGFAVTRAQARQLVAHKSVTVNGKKVNVPSYHVRPGDEVSLTEKARTQLRVQEAATIYDTMDLRPSWVEVDSKKFAGTFKAVPDRGDLPADINEALIVELYSK, encoded by the coding sequence ATGGCCCGTTATCGTGGAGCTACCTGCAAGCTGGCGCGTCGTGAAGGTGCCGACCTCGGTCTGAAGAGCCCGGCTCGCGCGCTTGATTCCAAGTGCAAGCTCGAAAACAAGCCCGGCCAGCATGGCGCCAACAAGCGCGCCCGTCTGTCCGACTACGCCGTGCAGCTGCGTGAGAAGCAGAAGGTCAAGCGCATTTACGGCGTGCTTGAGCGTCAGTTCAGCAACTACTACACCAAGGCTTCGACCCAGAAGGGCAACACGGGTGAAAACCTGCTTCGCCTGCTGGAAAGCCGTCTCGACAATGTCGTCTATCGCATGGGTTTCGCGGTCACCCGCGCCCAGGCCCGTCAGCTCGTGGCTCACAAGTCCGTGACGGTGAACGGCAAGAAGGTCAACGTTCCGTCGTACCACGTCCGTCCGGGCGACGAAGTGTCCCTGACCGAGAAGGCCCGTACCCAGCTGCGTGTTCAGGAAGCTGCGACCATCTACGACACCATGGACCTCCGTCCGTCGTGGGTCGAAGTCGACAGCAAGAAGTTCGCGGGCACGTTCAAGGCCGTTCCGGATCGTGGTGATCTGCCGGCCGATATCAATGAAGCCCTGATTGTCGAGCTTTACTCGAAGTAA
- the rpsK gene encoding 30S ribosomal protein S11, with the protein MAKPVKTKKKIKRVVTDAVAHVQASFNNTIVTITDRQGNALSWATAGGAGFRGSRKSTPFAAQVAAEKAGRAAGDYGVKTVEVRIKGPGPGRESAVRSLNALGYKVLNIIDVTPIPHNGCRPPKKRRV; encoded by the coding sequence ATGGCTAAGCCGGTTAAGACCAAGAAGAAGATCAAGCGCGTTGTCACGGATGCCGTGGCCCACGTGCAGGCTTCTTTCAACAACACCATCGTCACGATCACCGATCGCCAGGGCAACGCCCTGTCGTGGGCGACGGCGGGCGGCGCGGGCTTCCGCGGTTCCCGTAAGTCGACCCCGTTCGCTGCCCAGGTTGCCGCCGAAAAGGCTGGCCGCGCTGCCGGCGACTACGGTGTGAAGACCGTGGAAGTTCGCATCAAGGGCCCCGGCCCGGGCCGCGAGTCGGCCGTGCGTTCTCTGAATGCGTTGGGCTACAAAGTGCTCAACATTATCGACGTCACGCCGATTCCGCATAACGGCTGCCGTCCCCCCAAGAAGCGTCGCGTCTAA
- the rpsM gene encoding 30S ribosomal protein S13, with protein sequence MARIAGVNLPVQKHVWVGLQSIYGIGRSRAKKVCVDAGVVPTTQIKSLSEGEVEKIRAEIAKYTVEGDLRREIGMAVKRLMDLGCYRGLRHRRGLPVRGQRTRTNARTRKGPRRPIKK encoded by the coding sequence ATGGCGCGCATCGCGGGTGTCAATTTGCCGGTCCAGAAGCATGTCTGGGTTGGCCTGCAGAGCATTTATGGAATCGGCCGTTCGCGGGCGAAGAAGGTCTGTGTCGACGCTGGCGTGGTTCCCACCACCCAGATCAAGTCGCTGAGCGAGGGCGAAGTCGAGAAGATTCGTGCCGAGATCGCCAAGTACACCGTCGAGGGCGACCTCCGCCGCGAGATCGGTATGGCGGTGAAGCGCCTGATGGACCTCGGTTGCTATCGTGGCCTGCGTCATCGTCGCGGCCTGCCGGTGCGCGGCCAGCGCACGCGTACCAACGCCCGTACCCGCAAGGGTCCGCGTCGTCCGATCAAGAAGTAA
- the secY gene encoding preprotein translocase subunit SecY — MAGAQGNKLGSLGKLTELRQRILFLIGALIVFRLGSFIPVPGVNPEAMTSLVEGGGGLLNMVNMFSGGSLSRFSVFALGVVPYISASIVVQMMGSVVPSLMALRKEGESGRRKMTMYTRFGTVGLAAFQAFGIAVALQKQVAQGGNPVVYMPGAGFIMASVVGLTAGTMFLMWLGEQITERGIGNGISMLIFAGIVAGLPAAVAHTAQLAATGQLNPLPLLLVLVTVFAVTAFVVFMERAQRRITVNYAKQGGQRQFQQRQVSHLPLKINMAGVIPPIFATSLLLFPATAATWFGSASQSRWLQWLTTALSPGEPIHDIVFAVLVIGFAFFYTAIVFNSQETADNLKRSGALIPGIRPGRSTADYIDGVMTRLTGVGAVYIVLVCLVPTFMQNAWHVPFYFGGTSLLIVVVVVMDFIAQVQAHLMSHQYESLLKKSNLRRS, encoded by the coding sequence GTGGCTGGAGCGCAGGGCAACAAGCTCGGCTCGCTGGGCAAACTGACGGAACTGCGTCAGCGCATCCTGTTTCTCATCGGTGCGCTGATCGTCTTCCGCCTGGGTTCGTTCATTCCCGTGCCGGGCGTGAATCCCGAGGCGATGACGAGCCTGGTCGAGGGCGGTGGTGGTCTGCTGAACATGGTCAACATGTTCTCGGGCGGCTCGCTGTCCCGCTTTTCGGTGTTCGCGCTCGGTGTGGTGCCTTACATCTCCGCATCGATCGTGGTGCAGATGATGGGGTCGGTGGTGCCATCGCTGATGGCGCTCCGTAAGGAGGGCGAGTCGGGTCGTCGCAAGATGACCATGTACACGCGCTTCGGTACGGTGGGCCTGGCGGCGTTCCAGGCGTTCGGTATCGCGGTGGCTCTGCAGAAGCAGGTCGCGCAGGGCGGTAACCCGGTGGTCTACATGCCGGGTGCGGGTTTCATCATGGCGTCGGTGGTCGGTCTCACGGCTGGCACGATGTTCCTGATGTGGCTGGGTGAGCAGATCACCGAGCGCGGCATCGGCAACGGTATCTCGATGCTGATCTTCGCCGGTATCGTCGCCGGCCTTCCGGCAGCGGTGGCTCATACGGCCCAGCTTGCCGCGACGGGTCAGCTGAACCCGCTGCCTTTGCTGCTCGTCCTGGTGACGGTGTTCGCGGTGACGGCATTCGTGGTGTTCATGGAGCGTGCCCAAAGGCGCATCACCGTGAACTACGCGAAGCAGGGCGGCCAACGCCAGTTTCAGCAGCGTCAGGTGTCGCACCTGCCGTTGAAGATCAACATGGCGGGCGTCATTCCGCCGATCTTCGCGACCAGCTTGCTGCTCTTCCCCGCCACGGCCGCTACCTGGTTCGGTTCCGCCAGTCAGTCACGCTGGTTGCAGTGGCTGACCACGGCGCTGAGCCCGGGTGAGCCGATCCACGACATCGTGTTCGCGGTGCTGGTGATCGGGTTCGCCTTCTTCTATACGGCGATCGTGTTCAACTCGCAAGAAACGGCCGATAACCTCAAGCGTTCGGGTGCGTTGATTCCGGGCATCCGTCCGGGTCGCTCCACGGCGGACTACATCGATGGCGTCATGACCCGTCTCACGGGTGTCGGCGCGGTCTACATCGTGTTGGTCTGCCTGGTGCCCACGTTCATGCAGAACGCCTGGCACGTCCCGTTCTATTTCGGCGGCACTTCGCTGCTGATCGTGGTGGTGGTGGTGATGGACTTCATCGCCCAGGTTCAGGCCCATCTCATGAGCCACCAGTACGAGAGTCTGCTCAAGAAGTCCAATCTCCGTCGTAGCTGA